The window ACTGCACGCACTGAATACGGCACTGCCTCACCCTTCTTAGGCTCACTCAGAGTTTAAAATCAGCATTGGAGGGACCGTCAGTTCCCAGGTGAAGTTCATTCTCCTCGCCGATTACCTATGTCCACCAATACACCGCCTTACATCTCAACCCGGCACTGGCGAGACTAAAGGATAGGCGCCCCCTGGCCCGGGCCTTCGCCTCTTGCTCCGTTCCTTATTTCATTACTCCTTTCCACCAAATTCTGTTTACATGGACACTCATCACTCAACAGGGGCACGCAAAATAAAAACTGTCAGAGACTGAAATTCTGAATTTTGAattaatagagaaaataaacatgTCGCTAACTAACGCTAATAAATTCTTAGTAATCTCTATACTACTGACCCCACTCATTAAACTCTGCTCATATAAATAACTATTGGCTCATCAAATACACCTGAATttgaaaattaaagtaaataagCATTTACTTTGAGCTAAGGGGTAAGATAATGACGAGGCAAGCAGCAATGCAGAGTTGACTCGGTTACTTTTGCCTGCACGTATAGATGAAGAAATTTGTGGGCAACGACACTCATAACAGAGATCAGACACCAGTAATTCCTGCGTCACGAGGCTGCTGAGATGGATGTACATAGTGCCAGACTCTGATACACAGCAAAGGTTCCACCACTTTGTCAATCTTATagaaaacaagtaaacacaGTCAGGCTGAGGAACCAAATGGAACAGAGGGCTCAGGTAAGTGTATTTAAGGCATCAGATAGAAAAATAGGGTTGCCATAGACATGGTATCTTACTGGAAAACAGGCATTAAATTGAATAGCATCGAAAACACTACTTCATGTGGATCGAGGGTGCAAAGTGTCCCAAAATTGACACTAGCAGGAGTAAAGGAGGTAATCTGATTGATCTGACAAGATACTGGTGAGTGTGATATAAGGAAAAGACCATTACCACATTTTCAACAGTATAAAAAACTTGCCTATACAAATTTTTGAACTTAAATCCACTTAGGTGACTATGAATTTCCAATTTTAAAGCTTTACTCTATAAAACCAGTCGCAAGTACCAATTTCtcttgaaacagagagagaaagagattaattAACTAAATTAAGTGATACTTAGTCAATATTAAGTGTATATTACTACTCTACTCCACAtgttttcattccatttcttcTAATCATGCCTGTAGCCCCAGAGAATGTTGAGGGCTGGCAGGCTGTAATATATTTGTATtgacccattttttttctttttttttcccacaattGACTGTGTAAGTTATTTATTATAGATCCCAGACACATGGGTGTGATATATGGCATACTTAATTTCAGGGCATTTATGTGGTAATGGTTCAGTATAATTCTGgtgccttatttatttttttggctatttttttttccagacctTCACAGAACCCATGGTATACAAATAAAACATTAGTATAAAGTGGCGGAAAAGTGCCACCAACCCTCCACCCTGAGCAGGCTGGGAGACCTGTGGGAATGCACAGTTTTCAGGTTAGGCAAGACAAAAACAAGTATTTTCCAGTGAATAAATTATCATAGTCACCTAAAGCACAACAGATGGTTTAAAGCACagtaggaaaggttaggttagaatatttAAAGTAcagttgtgattttttttttttttttttttctagtcatgATTTATTTTCCGACATGGTGTGAAATTTTTCatacattatttgtttatttatggttGAAGAACATGCTTTATGGGTGTATTTTAAGGGATTTTGGTCATGTATTTGCCGTGTTTTAGGTGATTCTGATAATTTACTCCCCGGAAATTATTCAGTTTTGTCTTACCATGCTCAAAAACCCTCATTTCTATGGGTCCCGTTTGTTGGAGGTAGATACAAAAAGTGGCTCAGGAGAAATCCCAAGTCAACCGCAGCATCAAGAGGGTTGGTGACATTTTTCTGCCACTTTATGTTATGTATAATTACGTATACAATGGGTTATATGAAGGTCGGGAGGGAagtagtaaacaaaaaaaatcaggtgCCAAAGTTCTACTGCACTATTACCACTAATCATGTGGGATTGGGGCACTAACTGAATAATCTTCCACTCAGATAAACTTTTCAAGTATTGATAATAGTGATTCCTTCTTTTCAGTAGTTACAAGTTCTGACACCTGCAGgtccaaacacctcaaaacattgGAATTTGATAACAAACCATATAACTGTATGGATGCTTGACTAGAAGAGATCTCTATATTTGCATATATTACaggttagtgagagagagagagagagagagagagagagagagagagtgagcataTTTGTAATGTTTATCATTTGTGATAGATTTGGactctatccatttttcttttctacaataCTGATCTCATATTAAGTGAAATTGTAATATTATATAATGAATCTCAACTTAATTCAAGCTAATCAGTCAATTGTTAAATAAAGTCATAGTGAATGCTTTACTTTGGATAATCATTCTTTCtgaatgaaagtaaatgaaGTCGAATAATGCCTCAAATAACTAGATAGACTTATCTGAGAAGTGTGTAAAGTGTGAATAAAATACACAGTGAAAGTGTCtacattaggtttggttaaatgAGTAAGGGCAAAGATATTTCAAGTTTGGAGTGATGGGGATATAGCTATgacatacagtaagtcctcacaGATAGCGAGTGTTATAGACTGACAAAACCCTCGTTACCTGTGAAACCACTATCTGAGAGGCAAACTTCttacctaaaaaaataaaaatagtctgGGACTCCAAGTCTGACCTCCTTATTTTCCGTGTATAACTAGCTATTTAATATAAaattagaactactactactactactaatttatAGTAATACAATAGGATACATAAACTCACTTTTAAGGGCTATGAAGTGCAGTTTATTGAAAGAACAGTGCAAAAAAAGAGTGAGGTGGGTTACGCCTACTGGCGCTGGGTGCTGGGGCCGGGTTGCTGGTCggggctgtctgtctgtctgtccgtccgttcACTCACTCGCGCCAACCTCTCAATTCTGTTtgcctctatttcctcttcttcccatccaTCAAACATATCCTTATCTATGGGTAGTGCATCCTCTTCAGCTAAAACAGATTGGTCGTcgaaatcatcatcatcactggcaTTGATGATCATCTGAAGTGTTGCCCTTTGTCTCTCTTGTTGGTTACGCATGAATTTGGTGATTAAAGTTTGTTGCCTGGCTgcaattttcttatttaattaaaGGTTAAACAAGTTGGTTAGCTTACTCCGGAGGTGTTTGGCCTCATCACTCTCTTCAAACATAAGATCTTCGACTTTGGTTTTACGCTGCAGCCCACTCGCTCGCTCTTCAAAATGTTAGTgaccaaaaatgaaaaaaaagtgcatggtgtgtttgtgtgctatCACGTAAAATGTACCTGCCCCCTTAagcttttattcatttcactgGAGGCCATTATTGTCCCCTGCAAGGGAAttggcaactttttttttttttttttttttctccaccctAGGccaccttttcccctcttacataaaagaaatgtaatggAGTAAACAAAGATTCTGTGAACACAAGAACCAGTGCATCCGGCTACAACGAGGTTAAAGGAGGActgtgggaaggaaggatgaggaaggctAGTCAGCAATGTGGTGCTTGGCCCACAGTGACACATtgcttatggaaaaaaaaaaacactgattgGACAAGAGATGGCTATGGGCTTTGCATCATATGCTCTCATTGGCTGCCTCCCTCTTGCTGAATTTGAGCCTCTCTAGTGCAGAACAGACTTGCCATTGTATTTAACCACCAAATGCAGCATGTGCTTCCCAGGTCAATTAAGTTGTGACTTTGCTAACTACTAAAAGACTTTCAACATTATTGAAGCCAGAAAACAGTGTTGCAAATGCCATAGCTAGGCATAGGAAGGGCTGCCAATTCTTTAAATATGAATATTTCCATATCCAGGAAGGTGGTGCTGCTGCCTATATGGTCATGGGGCACTCATATACACTTGTCAATATTTCAGATTAATTTCTCATGCATGAGTAAACCCCAGAAAGTTCTTAAGTTTGCATTTAGATAGTACATGTATATTACTTAATATAAAGAGTGCAGTTAATTAAACAGGCTAAGCACACTGAAAAGGAAGTTTAGCTAATAATACAGGTTAGAAGATATGCACAATTTATTGGTCCTTTTTATGTTGTGTGTATGTCAAACACATGTTCACACAAGTGTTTTATTTACTGCTGATCAAGTTTCTTATTTTACAGAAGCTTTATGATGGCACTACCTTCTGAAACATCCCCTACCTCCACCTGGCCTCTACCTCCTTCACAGTACATCAACCAGTACACTGATGAAATAATACGAAGGGGTAGGGCTCCAAAGCCACCCTTGCCTATCCATAATGATTACACAATGTTTGGTGTTCCTTTTAATGCTGATGATGTAATCATTAGGCCTCTTGAGTCTCAGGTTAGTTGTTTCattcatgccttttttttttttttttttttttttttttttttagatatagaCACTTTACATCAGTAAGACCTTCAAGAAGAGTAAGTGCCTAAATTTAGCAGTAAGATATAAGATCCATACTCTTAGATACTAAAGTTCTTATGAAGATAGCTAGAGCTCAGTCTTCAAGGAGAAATACTGTTTAGTGGCAGAATATTGTCCCTCAAGAACATTGCAGACAGGAAGCTTGTTATATGTCCTGTTCACTAGCTAACTTCTCTTACTGTCATATTTGCTTCCAATAATGTAATAACACAAGCTATCTCACTATAGTTGTATTAATCATGTAGGGAGGctatggcgtagtggataaggtggtgagcatggaatttgcgcagacgtccacacataggttcaaatcccaccacataccgctttgaagatctatgccatttgtcaagtagTTTAAAgtcacctacatgtcaccatgatacccaaggtctaggtggttacaccagagatacgcttgggtggtgatatgagccctaatatgggtaccactataaatgaaattgtctgtgccactaatgggcggaagctgaatagcgcttcccacgtatactcttcaagtatgcctacaggcgctataggccataacataaaaaaaaaaagatgccttTAAAACAAGAGACTCAAATCATTGATAATTTACGTACAAAAGACATTGAGACAGCATGATCTGTTTGGTGGTATGGTAGTTACTGATATGAAACCTTTGATTGTTAAGAAGTATATAGTATTGATGGAGAAAACAGGTCAGTATGAAGTAGATTTTCCTCACTCTAGTTACAAATACTTAAGCAGTTGATATCATTCCTTATGTgttaagaaaaaagacaattgGAACTATTAGATGTTTTACCAGTGCATGTAGGATTGATTACAGGACGTTTATCACACTTATTTTCTGAGTTGCACAATAAActtaaggactctctctctctctctctctctctctctctctctctctctctctctctctctctctctctctctctctctctctctctctctctctctctctctctctctctctctaaccccccCAAATTCAAAACTTCCATGTTGGATGTGAAGTGCTATGAGTTATAGTATGACCAGTTAGTTCAGTAGATTGACCTGATATTAAATGCAAGACCTTACTATGCTTTGAGTTGTTTTTTGCATAAGTGCAACAGGTATCAGAATTTATGAATAACTAATAGTGAATTTTTTATGCAAAATGAAAAATCTCTTGTCTGAcatgatttttcttttgcaGTCCATCCGTCGCCTTTATCCTCAAAACTTCGACCATcgaagagaattaaaaaaactCAATCACTCAATTCTGGTGAATTTCCTAGACCTCTTGGACATTCTCATCAAGTGTCCAGACTCTACAAAGCGTACAGACAAGATTGAGGATATCAACATTCTCTTTATCAATATGCACCACCTAATAAATGAATTCCGACCCCACCAAGCACGAGAAACTGTAAGAGTCATGCTGGAAATGCAGAAGCGACAGAGACATCAGGTATGTTGTTTAGTACACATGAAGTAGATCTTTTAGGTGAACAACCAGAGATTAGAGTAAGTTTCTCAAATTTTCAGTTACACTTCACTTGGTGAATATTGAGATTTATTTTAGTTCATCTCTTGCAGACATTAATATCCTGAAGATCACATGAAGCTTACTTAATCCTCATGCACAGTTTCATTCCACAGTGAATTATGGCATTAGATTAAGCCATATTTGTCAGATAGCAAACTCTATATTCTGTTAGAGGAATGGAACTCATTATAACACACTGATTTCAGTTAACAGATTTATGTTGTGGTTATGTTAACAACAACTGGTGCTCAATACCTGACTGAGACACCCCAATGTCCCAAATCTAAAGTCATTACTTTTGAACCAGCTACCATCTCACTCCACAGCAACCCATGTCTGTCATGAGAAAGGTGATAAAATTTCACCTTTATCCGCAAGTATCAGAGGTTTCCAAATAAGCCAAGGATTCTTGCTTAGGGGAACACTACGGACATGTACAAATCCTCTAGTTCTAGAACAAGACTAAGGACAAGTAAATCTAAATTGGTGTGTCTAATGTATAACTCTCAATACTTGCTGTAGCTGCCTCTGCTGAACCACCCTCTCCCTCAGCATGCTGTTTTTTATCTGTCAGTAGATTATATAAAAATACtctgtatttttatatttgGTTATAAAAACATATATTTTGTGAATAATTCATTCTCATTTGTAAATATGAAGACCTTAGTGTAAGATATGACATTCAACTTGTGCAGTGTTGCCAGGGAAAGTCAGGTCCAATGAGGTGTAGCTGTCACAACCCAATGAACcacccacacctgcaccacacaaGTTCAGGTCATTGTGTCGGCAGTACAGTGATCTACTACATCGGAAGTCTCTCCAAACCATCCCTCACATATGCAAACTTAAGCTAAGAACATGATAAATCAAAGTGAAGAGTTCAAATTAGAACAAGTCTTaccataaacttttttttcttatatgtgtACAGGATGTAACATGATTCCACCTTTTAAAAGAGCAATGTGAGTGGAATGTGCCACACATGTGAAAGCTTTCTCCATACATGAGGctcctgtacagagttagcagctaGGGAGGTGAGAAAGATTGCAGAGACAAATTAAAATGCAAAACAtcacagaagctgttttagctggAAATGAAATGTGATGTTTCCACTTTAATTAAATTAGTAATAAAGAATACAATAAGGATATAATACACCACTTCATATTTTAATTCTTCAGGTTGCAGAACGATTAGAGCGGCAAGAAGATGAATTCAGTAGACTTGTTAGGGAAGCTCTTGCCTCATTGCCTGACAATCTTGACTCTGATTCAAAACTACTTGTGCCTTCCCCTGAGGAGCTCCAGCTGAGGCCAAAGAATGATGCAAGCAACAGTGCTGAAGATAAGTGTTCCAGTCTAGATAGACTTATGTGCAATATTGTGGATGCATTATAGAGGTAATGATATTTTATATACAGAAACAGTGATGtaatatatcaatatatatattgctATGTTATGATATTACTGATTTCCCATAATTGCATTATGGCAAATTCGTCCTTTTTGGGAAAATTAATTTTCTGAAGATGTGTATTTGTTCATAATGTTTATGACTCATAAGTGCATTTTGTAACTTTGTATGATTGTATAGGTAAGTAATAATAGTACCAATAATGAAATGACATCCAGAAAGTatacagttttattttcttaaaacTGTTTGATAATATTGTGAAAAGAAAGCATTTCATGAGACATTAATTTACACTGCATAATGCAGTATTATCTCTGGATATGTATGTTTGctttctgaaacacacacacacacacacacacacacacacacacacacacacacacacacacacacacacacacacacacacacccggtagctcagtggttagagcgctggcttcacaagccagaggaccgggttcgattcccggccgggtggagatatttgggtgtgtctctttcacgtgtagcccctgttcacctagcagtgagtaggtacgggatgtaaatcgaagagttgtgaccttgttgtcccggtgtgtgttgtgttcctggtctcaggcctatccgaagatcggaaataatgagctctgagctcattccgtagggtaacgtctggctgtctcgtcagagactgcagcagatcaaacagtgaaacagtgaaacacacacacacacacacacaccgcgtagtgtagtggttagcacgctcgactcacgatcgagagggcctggtttgagtcccggaaagcggcgaggaaaatgggcaagcctcttaatgtgtgacccctgttcacctagcagtaattaggtacgggatgtaaccttgggggttgtggcctcgctttcccggtgtgtgttgtgtttgatgtggtctcagtcctacccgaagatcggtctatgagctctgagctcgctccgtaatggggaagactggctgggtgaccagcaggcggaggtgacacacacacacacacacacacacacacacacacacacacacacacctctacatagtgtagtgattagcacatTCAGTTCACAATTGAGAAGGCACAGGTTCAAGTCCCAGGTGtggttgtcccagtgtgtggtgtggtctcaatcctacccaaagattggtCTGTACAAGTTCAGCTCTTGCTGTTGGGGAAcaactggctgagtgaccaacAAATGACtctggtgaattacacacttttacacatacacacacactcctaaagGCCCATTCTTTCTCAAAATTTATTCCAAGAAGGATGGGCATGAGAGAGAAGTCATAATGTATACTGTACTATATACATGCATGTACACATTTGAAACCTAGAGCTTCAGACAAAATAACTATAGTTGTCATAGGCTGAGCTGATATGGAAGCCATGTCCCCTTCCACCTTTGCCACACCTGTTAGTGGAACAGCTGATTGGTGCACTTATAATGGAGTTGCCTAGTCCATGAATTTTCCCCATGAAAAATACGTTCAACCTCCTTATCAGTTTGTTTTACCTTAAAGTTGATTTTCAAAAATATCAGTATGAACACAATGACTATTTAGGTATTGATTTTTCAGAAAAATTATGGAAACTGTCTATCTTTGATGGCTTACTCCCTCAGCAAACAGTTTCCAAAAGGCTGACCACAAGAGAAGTGCTGCAACCTTTCGCCATCCAAACATTCCTTTCTTGACTGTTCAACCACTTTAGCTCTACAAACAATACTTTCATACATTAACTATTTTATCCTATCTTTCTACCTTTATAGCTTTCTAAAAACAACTGTCTTTCTTTCACACAAAATTACATGCACATGGCTGcacacacatccttcactcAAAATTTTAAATAAATATGGCAACTCCTACAGCAGCCTCTGAGTCTCCTTCTGGGACTCTGTGATCGGACTGCTCTTCCATTATCAACCCTGAATTTCTTAAAATCCCACtctgctttttcttcattaacttctgcagcaTTCACAGTCttagatttatttttcaatatgtagaataccacctctcctctactaaaccttatcttttcctcac of the Portunus trituberculatus isolate SZX2019 chromosome 42, ASM1759143v1, whole genome shotgun sequence genome contains:
- the LOC123517555 gene encoding mediator of RNA polymerase II transcription subunit 7-like, whose product is MMALPSETSPTSTWPLPPSQYINQYTDEIIRRGRAPKPPLPIHNDYTMFGVPFNADDVIIRPLESQSIRRLYPQNFDHRRELKKLNHSILVNFLDLLDILIKCPDSTKRTDKIEDINILFINMHHLINEFRPHQARETVRVMLEMQKRQRHQVAERLERQEDEFSRLVREALASLPDNLDSDSKLLVPSPEELQLRPKNDASNSAEDKCSSLDRLMCNIVDAL